One window of Thermocoleostomius sinensis A174 genomic DNA carries:
- a CDS encoding NfeD family protein has translation MGFSLRNVFQAFQFVETQNSTNPSSRQSIKQSMPHGSWGYQNRQAIVQQTIQPNQRGRVRYWGSDWFARCHQDIFISPGEVVDIVGVENITLLVEPAFLLSCSNLGLAKVKQAWQQRGWAATPIRRESESVKLLMSSSQDLNEEAAIETWKRFIQGKPIYITKFKACCELLGLNWQEIVGYGHTRPDRLSNFSNPEPAPENSTENNSESEPSDLNSAPFVGRSDAMIDLARLARSGATAILILGEGGIGKTTLAQQYFAQQGFDLVLEGWMAKQTQNITSAEGMVQDWLRRYFGEEPARDFQAALKQLKRRLQERPSDQSPKIGVLIDNLEPALDREGHIIAAHRDYAMLLEVLSDRSVHSLTLITSREPLRESNVNAQPYILPGLSVTAWQQFFQNQQIDAQSSALTQIHKAYSGNAKAMTILSSTISLDYAGNLETFWQENQANLLQQTDLEDLVASQFERLQRIYPEAYQLLLRLGCYRYQSISAVPADALYCLLWDVPQQQRHSVIRFLEDSFLVEVKSDRGHDKYYLHPLIQAKAIALLKASPDWQSTNQRAAEFWTTYVKTIETIEDALTAYQGYYHYFYIGEYEAAASVLLYERDSQWSKQEPLGVSFYRFGLLRRMISAINRLLDRIPPGPVLGKLLSILGDLYWLNGNIHRSIACNEKAKEIAVQFGLQDLEISSLFNIGLCKIQLWELTDALALFQTLITLAENAKPNRHTVSTWFCLAYLYSCLGQKQEAANLAKKVSEEYAQLSSDAWSRGYSLLFLGLTMKNLGNDREAERMYRLARDYAEQSHYTQVKASALNGLATIDRDRLNFRDAIANHLAAQRLLERIEARGELAEVHYQLGLTYLKMNEIAEGKSSLQQAIELFQKMGAPKQVERVQQTLEMI, from the coding sequence ATGGGGTTCAGTCTGCGTAACGTATTTCAAGCGTTCCAATTTGTTGAGACTCAAAATTCAACCAATCCATCATCGAGACAGTCGATAAAACAATCTATGCCGCATGGCAGTTGGGGATATCAGAACCGTCAGGCAATTGTTCAGCAAACAATTCAACCCAATCAACGAGGACGAGTTCGCTATTGGGGTTCTGACTGGTTTGCTCGGTGTCATCAAGATATTTTTATTTCGCCTGGCGAAGTGGTCGATATTGTCGGTGTAGAAAACATCACACTATTAGTAGAACCTGCATTCCTATTATCTTGCTCAAACCTTGGCTTAGCTAAGGTAAAACAAGCGTGGCAGCAACGTGGTTGGGCAGCGACCCCCATCCGACGAGAGTCTGAATCCGTTAAGCTACTGATGTCCTCAAGCCAAGATTTGAACGAAGAAGCGGCGATCGAAACCTGGAAGCGCTTTATTCAGGGGAAGCCTATCTATATCACCAAATTCAAAGCCTGTTGCGAGTTGCTGGGCCTAAACTGGCAAGAAATTGTGGGATATGGTCATACCCGTCCCGATCGTCTCTCAAATTTCTCTAATCCAGAACCAGCACCGGAGAATAGCACTGAAAACAACTCAGAATCAGAACCATCGGACTTGAACTCGGCTCCCTTCGTGGGGCGATCGGACGCCATGATTGATTTGGCTCGGTTGGCGCGATCGGGAGCAACAGCAATTTTGATTTTAGGAGAAGGGGGGATTGGCAAAACGACCTTGGCTCAACAGTATTTTGCTCAGCAGGGGTTTGATTTGGTATTGGAAGGCTGGATGGCCAAACAAACGCAAAACATTACCTCCGCCGAAGGAATGGTGCAAGATTGGCTGCGGCGGTACTTTGGCGAAGAACCCGCTCGTGACTTTCAGGCTGCCTTGAAACAGCTAAAGCGACGGTTGCAAGAGCGTCCCTCCGACCAGTCTCCCAAAATTGGAGTGCTGATTGATAACTTGGAACCAGCCCTCGATCGCGAGGGTCACATCATCGCTGCTCACCGAGACTATGCAATGCTGCTAGAGGTTCTTTCAGATCGATCGGTGCATTCTTTAACTTTAATTACCAGCCGCGAACCGCTGCGGGAAAGCAATGTCAACGCCCAACCGTATATTCTGCCAGGTTTAAGTGTTACGGCATGGCAACAGTTCTTTCAGAATCAGCAAATTGACGCCCAGTCTTCTGCCTTGACCCAAATCCACAAAGCCTATAGCGGCAACGCCAAGGCCATGACAATTCTGAGCAGCACCATTAGCCTAGACTATGCTGGCAATCTAGAGACGTTCTGGCAAGAAAACCAAGCGAACCTCCTGCAACAAACCGACTTAGAAGATCTCGTTGCCAGCCAATTTGAGCGACTTCAGCGCATTTATCCAGAGGCCTATCAATTGCTACTGCGTTTAGGTTGTTATCGTTATCAAAGTATTTCGGCAGTGCCAGCCGATGCGCTGTATTGCTTACTGTGGGATGTGCCACAACAACAGCGGCATAGCGTTATTCGGTTTTTGGAAGACTCGTTTCTTGTGGAAGTGAAAAGCGATCGCGGTCACGACAAATACTATCTGCATCCTCTCATTCAAGCAAAAGCCATCGCTTTACTCAAGGCAAGCCCTGACTGGCAATCGACTAATCAACGCGCTGCTGAGTTTTGGACGACCTATGTAAAGACAATCGAAACCATTGAGGATGCACTCACAGCTTATCAAGGCTACTATCATTACTTTTACATTGGCGAGTACGAAGCCGCTGCTAGTGTGTTGCTCTACGAGCGAGACAGCCAATGGTCAAAACAAGAACCACTAGGCGTTTCGTTCTATCGATTTGGACTGCTGCGACGGATGATTTCTGCTATCAATCGCCTGCTCGATCGCATTCCACCCGGCCCTGTGCTTGGAAAACTACTTAGTATTTTAGGAGACCTCTATTGGCTGAATGGCAATATTCACCGTTCGATCGCGTGCAATGAAAAGGCGAAAGAGATTGCCGTCCAATTTGGGTTGCAGGACTTAGAAATTTCGTCGTTGTTTAACATAGGGCTGTGCAAAATTCAGCTTTGGGAACTGACCGATGCGCTAGCATTATTTCAAACGCTGATCACATTAGCTGAAAATGCCAAACCGAATCGCCATACGGTGAGTACCTGGTTTTGTTTAGCTTATTTATACTCGTGCTTGGGACAAAAGCAAGAAGCCGCCAATTTGGCAAAAAAGGTATCTGAGGAATATGCTCAACTGAGTTCTGATGCCTGGAGTCGAGGCTACAGTCTGCTGTTTTTGGGACTAACGATGAAGAATTTGGGCAACGATCGAGAAGCTGAACGAATGTATCGCCTTGCTAGAGATTATGCCGAGCAAAGCCACTATACGCAAGTGAAAGCCAGTGCGCTGAACGGATTGGCTACCATCGATCGCGATCGGTTGAACTTCCGAGATGCCATCGCCAATCATCTTGCAGCCCAACGATTACTTGAGCGAATTGAAGCCAGAGGTGAATTAGCCGAAGTACACTATCAGCTTGGTTTGACGTATCTCAAAATGAATGAAATAGCTGAAGGAAAATCCAGCTTACAACAAGCGATCGAACTGTTTCAGAAAATGGGTGCACCCAAGCAAGTGGAACGAGTACAGCAAACATTAGAGATGATATAG
- a CDS encoding PAS domain S-box protein — translation MGAAIRAFDWSVTPLGAIETWSQSLQTVVNVCLNSRFPMVIWWGQELVLLYNDAWQPILGSKHPHALGKPGQTVWTEIWDIIGAQLTSVLATGQATWSNDLLLPVDRHGYQEEAYFTYSYSPIFLEDGTVGGAFTAVTETTERVLGERRLATLQHLAAQAGQAKTVEEAYSTAIQILSDNPKDIPFAVLYSIEAAVTQAQLRGCSASIAGTLASPHCVDLTTEAEPSWSLTTVLQTGNGLQIEDVMQRFGALPVGDWAIPPQQALVLPLRAAGQETIVGIVIMGVSAGRVLDEDYRNFFDLVAGQIATAIANARAYEEERFRAEALAELDRAKTTFFSNVSHEFRTPLTLILAPLQDALASLPDGEEGSDQAMNVSLSISSSSLKEQLQLAHRNSLRLLKLVNTLLDFSRIEAGRIQAVYEPTDLAVLTTELTSAFQSTIERAGLRLMLRCDPLPEPVYVDREMWEKIVFNLLSNAFKFTFDGEIRVSLRWEDGNNRRDQEERELADLPSSSYAILEVEDTGTGIPAAELPHLFERFHRVQGARARTYEGSGIGLALVQELVRLHGGTVQVCSREGHGSTFTVIIPTGTSHLPSDRIQAARTLTSTALGAVPYLEEALRWLPEENQAASDLRAELHPQLSPELFTQPSTIQSLTSSSQSPPARILLVDDNSDMRNYVKRLLSSHYQVEAVTDGMAALEAMQTELPDLVLTDVMMPRLDGFGLLKALRSDDRTQALPIILLSARAGEEAQIEGLEAGADDYLVKPFSAKELLARVASTLKMAQLRKQAAQREQLLRTEAEAARSQVQNILESISDAFVAFDRDWRYTYVNQAATRLLGRSPDELIGKNVWQEVFPSEVGGLAYTTLHQAVANQVPVSWEEWGQPIQRWLEVHAYPSTDGVALYFRDITDRKRTEAALYQSEERLRVALKNSPLTVFNQDRDLRYTWIYNPTFNFQISDVIGKQDIDLLPSNDAIFVTELKRQVLQTGLGTREEVKVSQPDGDYFYDLTIEPLKNDKCEVVGVTCAAIDITNYKRTEMALRESEERLHSFVVANVIGILYGDVYGGIHEANDEFLRIVGYSREDLEAGQLRWMEITPPEYLPLDEERVSEARARGACTPYEKEYIRKDGSRVPVLLGYGLVGEKREESVAFILDLTERKQAENALRQSEERYRYLAELIPQLVWTADADGILLDVNQRWLDFTGLTLEQARQAGWEAIIHPDDVPVLSQNWAVAQHNGSYYQAEGRMRQADGGYRWHLHQAVPQKDDRGQVVKWFGTATDIEEQKQLQQERDRSLQQEQAAREEAEAANRIKDEFLAVLSHELRSPLNPILGWAKLLQAGNLDPQATQRGLEIIERNAKLQTQLIEDLLDVSRILRGKMALTVTAVDLATVIEAAIETVRLSAEAKQIQIQTYVAPNVTPISGDAGRLQQVVWNLLSNAIKFTPARGRVEVKLETIIGDGELGRDTASDDFLPNPHYTQITVSDTGKGISSDFLPYVFDYFRQEDGKITRKFGGLGLGLAIVRHITELHGGTVQVESAGEGKGATFTVRFPLVREESAMPPDEAEIELIRAAEHQADHLRPLAGVRVLVVDDEADMRELATFILEQSGAIVQSAPSASVALSILETFQPSILISDIGMPDVDGYGLMRQVQDRSHQSGQVIPAIALTAYASDYDYQQARQAGFQQHIAKPIAPQDLVEAIAALLKQTSNR, via the coding sequence ATGGGGGCTGCCATTCGTGCGTTTGATTGGTCTGTTACCCCCCTAGGGGCGATCGAAACGTGGTCACAAAGCCTGCAAACCGTGGTCAATGTTTGCCTAAATTCGCGCTTTCCAATGGTCATTTGGTGGGGGCAAGAGCTAGTATTACTCTACAATGATGCTTGGCAACCCATCCTTGGCTCAAAACACCCTCACGCCTTGGGAAAACCAGGGCAAACCGTTTGGACAGAAATTTGGGACATTATTGGAGCACAACTGACGAGTGTTTTGGCAACAGGGCAAGCGACTTGGTCAAATGACCTTTTGCTGCCGGTCGATCGCCACGGTTATCAAGAAGAAGCTTACTTTACCTATTCCTATAGCCCGATTTTTTTAGAAGATGGAACGGTAGGCGGAGCCTTTACAGCCGTTACGGAAACAACGGAACGGGTATTAGGAGAGCGGCGACTTGCCACATTACAACATTTAGCCGCCCAAGCTGGACAAGCTAAAACTGTAGAAGAAGCCTACAGCACTGCAATTCAAATCCTATCTGATAATCCCAAAGACATCCCATTTGCGGTGCTTTACAGTATCGAAGCGGCAGTAACCCAAGCTCAACTGCGCGGTTGCTCAGCCTCGATTGCAGGGACATTGGCCAGTCCCCATTGCGTAGATTTAACCACAGAAGCTGAGCCAAGTTGGTCGCTGACAACGGTGCTGCAAACTGGCAACGGGCTACAAATCGAAGATGTGATGCAGCGCTTTGGAGCGTTACCAGTGGGTGATTGGGCCATTCCTCCCCAACAAGCACTGGTATTACCGCTGCGAGCCGCTGGACAAGAGACGATCGTGGGCATCGTGATCATGGGTGTAAGTGCCGGGCGGGTCTTAGACGAAGACTACCGCAACTTCTTCGATCTAGTAGCTGGACAAATTGCCACTGCCATTGCCAATGCCCGAGCCTATGAGGAAGAACGCTTCCGGGCCGAGGCGTTGGCCGAACTCGATCGAGCGAAAACTACTTTTTTCAGTAATGTTTCCCACGAATTTCGCACCCCACTCACATTGATTCTGGCGCCGCTACAGGATGCCCTAGCCAGTTTGCCAGACGGGGAAGAGGGAAGCGATCAAGCAATGAATGTTTCACTTTCCATCTCTTCATCTTCTTTAAAGGAACAACTTCAACTAGCCCATCGCAATAGCCTCCGCCTATTAAAGCTGGTAAATACCCTGTTAGACTTTTCACGGATTGAAGCGGGTCGAATTCAAGCGGTTTATGAACCCACTGATTTAGCTGTCTTGACAACAGAATTGACTAGTGCGTTTCAATCCACAATCGAGCGAGCCGGGCTGCGCTTGATGCTACGCTGTGACCCGCTGCCGGAACCCGTGTATGTCGATCGTGAAATGTGGGAGAAGATTGTCTTTAATCTGCTCTCGAATGCCTTCAAGTTCACATTTGATGGGGAAATTCGGGTTAGCCTGCGATGGGAGGATGGGAATAATAGGAGAGACCAAGAGGAGAGGGAACTCGCAGACTTGCCGTCCTCCTCCTACGCCATTCTTGAAGTCGAAGATACGGGAACAGGGATTCCTGCCGCAGAACTACCGCATCTCTTCGAGCGATTTCATCGAGTGCAGGGCGCACGCGCTCGAACGTATGAAGGATCTGGCATTGGGCTAGCGCTTGTCCAAGAATTAGTTCGCTTACACGGGGGCACGGTGCAGGTTTGCAGTCGCGAGGGGCATGGCTCAACGTTTACGGTTATCATCCCCACGGGTACAAGTCATTTACCGTCCGATCGCATCCAAGCTGCTCGCACTCTGACCTCAACCGCCTTGGGAGCAGTCCCTTATTTGGAAGAAGCTCTGCGATGGCTTCCAGAAGAGAATCAAGCAGCTTCGGATTTAAGGGCTGAATTGCATCCTCAATTAAGTCCTGAGCTATTCACCCAACCATCGACTATTCAATCACTCACTTCCAGTTCTCAATCGCCTCCAGCGCGCATTCTCTTGGTGGATGACAATTCCGATATGCGGAACTATGTCAAGCGGTTGCTGAGTAGCCATTATCAGGTAGAAGCGGTTACAGATGGGATGGCTGCATTGGAAGCCATGCAAACTGAACTTCCGGATTTGGTGCTCACCGATGTGATGATGCCGCGCTTGGATGGATTTGGCTTACTAAAAGCGTTACGAAGTGATGATCGCACCCAAGCCTTGCCCATCATTCTGCTATCGGCACGAGCAGGGGAAGAAGCACAAATCGAGGGGTTGGAAGCAGGGGCAGATGATTATTTAGTTAAACCGTTTAGTGCCAAAGAATTATTAGCACGAGTGGCATCAACGCTCAAGATGGCACAGTTGCGCAAACAGGCTGCTCAACGCGAACAGCTATTGCGAACCGAAGCAGAAGCAGCACGGAGTCAAGTTCAGAATATTTTAGAAAGTATTAGCGATGCCTTTGTTGCTTTCGATCGCGACTGGCGCTATACCTATGTCAATCAAGCCGCTACTCGGCTTTTAGGACGATCGCCCGATGAATTAATCGGCAAAAATGTTTGGCAAGAGGTATTTCCGAGTGAAGTAGGAGGGCTAGCTTATACTACACTTCATCAAGCAGTTGCCAATCAGGTTCCTGTCTCTTGGGAAGAGTGGGGACAACCGATTCAGCGCTGGCTTGAAGTCCATGCCTATCCTTCTACAGATGGCGTTGCCCTCTATTTTCGCGATATCACCGATCGCAAACGTACTGAAGCCGCACTATATCAAAGTGAAGAACGATTACGAGTCGCTCTAAAGAATTCACCGCTCACGGTGTTCAACCAAGATCGAGACTTACGTTATACCTGGATTTATAATCCAACCTTTAATTTTCAAATATCAGATGTTATCGGTAAGCAGGATATAGATTTATTACCCAGTAATGATGCAATCTTTGTCACTGAATTGAAACGTCAAGTCTTGCAAACGGGACTTGGAACTCGAGAAGAAGTGAAAGTGTCTCAACCAGATGGAGACTACTTCTATGATCTAACGATTGAACCGTTAAAGAATGATAAATGCGAAGTTGTCGGTGTTACTTGTGCTGCCATCGATATCACTAACTATAAACGCACAGAAATGGCATTGCGCGAAAGTGAAGAGCGATTGCATAGCTTTGTTGTCGCGAATGTTATTGGTATTCTATACGGCGACGTTTATGGCGGAATTCATGAGGCTAATGATGAATTTTTAAGGATTGTCGGCTATTCACGGGAAGATCTAGAGGCTGGTCAATTGCGATGGATGGAAATTACCCCTCCTGAATATTTGCCATTAGATGAGGAACGGGTTTCCGAAGCGCGGGCCCGAGGAGCCTGTACACCGTATGAAAAAGAATACATCCGCAAGGACGGAAGCCGTGTTCCTGTATTGCTGGGCTATGGACTGGTTGGGGAAAAACGAGAAGAATCAGTCGCTTTTATTCTGGATTTGACAGAACGCAAACAAGCAGAAAATGCCTTGCGACAAAGCGAAGAACGCTACCGATATCTTGCTGAATTAATTCCTCAACTGGTGTGGACGGCTGATGCAGACGGGATCTTGTTGGATGTCAATCAACGCTGGTTAGATTTTACAGGACTAACGTTGGAACAAGCTCGACAGGCTGGGTGGGAAGCCATTATTCATCCAGACGATGTGCCCGTCCTTAGTCAAAATTGGGCAGTTGCACAGCACAATGGCAGCTACTATCAAGCCGAAGGGCGAATGCGTCAAGCCGATGGTGGTTATCGTTGGCATTTGCATCAGGCTGTACCTCAAAAAGACGATCGTGGACAGGTGGTGAAATGGTTTGGAACAGCGACTGATATCGAGGAACAAAAACAACTGCAACAAGAACGCGATCGCAGTTTACAGCAAGAACAAGCGGCCCGTGAAGAAGCCGAAGCGGCTAACCGCATCAAGGATGAATTTTTAGCTGTCCTGTCCCATGAACTTCGATCGCCCCTTAACCCCATCTTAGGTTGGGCGAAACTACTACAAGCTGGTAATCTCGATCCGCAAGCAACCCAGCGGGGACTCGAAATCATTGAGCGCAATGCCAAACTGCAAACTCAACTGATTGAAGACTTGCTGGACGTGTCTCGAATTCTGCGCGGCAAAATGGCATTGACCGTCACTGCTGTCGATCTAGCAACCGTAATTGAGGCAGCGATCGAAACTGTGCGCCTGTCTGCTGAAGCTAAGCAAATTCAGATTCAAACCTATGTTGCGCCGAATGTCACCCCCATTTCTGGAGATGCAGGACGCTTACAACAGGTTGTCTGGAATTTACTCTCCAATGCAATTAAGTTCACGCCTGCACGGGGACGGGTCGAAGTAAAACTGGAAACGATCATAGGTGATGGCGAATTGGGTAGGGATACGGCGTCTGATGACTTCCTCCCCAACCCCCACTATACTCAGATCACAGTCTCTGACACGGGCAAAGGCATTTCTTCCGATTTTTTGCCCTATGTATTTGATTATTTTCGTCAAGAAGATGGCAAAATCACGCGCAAGTTTGGAGGACTGGGACTGGGACTGGCGATCGTGCGACATATCACCGAACTGCACGGTGGCACAGTTCAGGTAGAAAGCGCTGGCGAAGGGAAAGGAGCCACGTTTACCGTGCGATTTCCCTTGGTCAGAGAGGAAAGCGCCATGCCCCCTGACGAGGCAGAGATCGAGTTGATTCGAGCCGCCGAGCATCAAGCAGATCACTTGCGTCCGTTAGCGGGGGTACGGGTGCTGGTCGTGGATGATGAAGCAGATATGCGAGAATTAGCAACGTTTATTTTGGAGCAAAGCGGCGCGATCGTACAATCTGCACCGTCTGCGTCTGTGGCATTGTCAATCCTAGAGACATTTCAACCCAGCATTCTGATCAGTGATATTGGCATGCCTGATGTGGATGGGTATGGCCTAATGCGGCAAGTGCAAGACCGATCACATCAATCGGGTCAGGTCATCCCTGCTATTGCCTTAACAGCCTATGCCAGCGACTATGACTATCAGCAAGCCCGACAAGCTGGGTTTCAACAGCACATTGCCAAGCCCATAGCGCCTCAGGATTTAGTAGAAGCAATTGCTGCCCTGCTGAAGCAAACGAGCAACCGTTGA
- a CDS encoding peptidoglycan-binding domain-containing protein, which produces MEPLAYLYLVQDQEDFEDNQWTAPMSLSLSTSLAVRHRSGKVAGLIGVLSSVLVLAPSNSALATGGSTSTGFTSGEFTSGHELIGGEFTKVILTDEYAKSYAGGGYFYILQDFIRDRLALAVPNPPHPPVPTPPIASPPVAPPSHCTTLKYGDSGPAVQCLQDLLRQAGYFDGTSTGYFGPATKEAVKAFQYHCGLFVDGIAGPQTIAALHSVLGHSATPIPY; this is translated from the coding sequence ATGGAACCTTTGGCATATCTTTATCTCGTTCAAGACCAAGAAGATTTTGAAGATAATCAATGGACGGCTCCGATGAGCTTAAGTCTTTCCACGTCTCTTGCAGTTCGTCATCGCTCGGGTAAGGTGGCTGGTCTCATTGGTGTGTTATCGTCTGTTCTGGTGCTTGCCCCTTCTAACTCAGCCTTAGCTACAGGTGGCTCGACTAGCACTGGGTTTACGAGTGGTGAGTTCACCAGCGGTCATGAATTGATCGGCGGTGAATTTACCAAAGTGATTCTGACCGATGAATATGCTAAAAGTTACGCTGGAGGTGGTTACTTCTACATTCTGCAAGATTTTATTAGAGATAGGCTGGCACTGGCCGTGCCAAACCCACCACACCCTCCTGTACCCACGCCTCCAATTGCTAGTCCGCCTGTGGCTCCTCCTTCGCACTGTACAACTCTCAAGTATGGAGATAGTGGGCCGGCGGTTCAATGTCTTCAGGATTTGCTGCGTCAAGCAGGGTATTTTGATGGGACCTCGACGGGTTATTTTGGCCCAGCTACAAAAGAAGCTGTCAAAGCGTTTCAGTACCATTGCGGTTTGTTTGTCGATGGCATTGCTGGCCCCCAAACAATAGCAGCCCTTCATAGTGTGCTTGGTCACTCGGCTACTCCGATTCCGTACTAG
- a CDS encoding HAD family hydrolase yields MPHLQALIFDVDGTLAETERDGHRVAFNRAFAEAGLPWEWSIELYGDLLEVAGGKERIQFYLDCVSAAPIQSPTQSNVVLPRSGGDRIRWITALHTAKISHYKQLLREGIIPPRPGVQRLLQQARSQGVQLAIATTSAPDNAIALLETAFAPNAPSWFEVIAAGDIVPAKKPAPDIYYYVLQALNLEPQHCLVIEDSPQGLQAALKAGLKTVVTVNNYTRHHDFSGAALVLDHLGEPDCPFEVIAGNAGDFTYFDVALAEWLLSQ; encoded by the coding sequence ATGCCTCACTTGCAAGCCCTAATTTTTGATGTAGACGGCACACTAGCAGAAACAGAGCGGGATGGGCATCGAGTGGCTTTCAATCGTGCCTTTGCCGAAGCGGGCTTACCCTGGGAATGGTCGATCGAGTTATACGGCGATCTGTTGGAAGTTGCGGGTGGCAAGGAACGAATTCAGTTTTACCTCGATTGTGTTTCTGCTGCTCCAATTCAATCTCCAACTCAATCAAATGTGGTGCTACCTCGTTCGGGTGGCGATCGCATTCGCTGGATTACAGCACTTCACACGGCTAAAATTTCGCACTACAAGCAGTTGCTACGAGAAGGGATTATTCCGCCACGACCGGGCGTGCAACGATTGCTGCAACAGGCTCGAAGTCAGGGCGTACAGTTGGCCATTGCAACCACCAGTGCGCCAGATAACGCGATTGCCCTACTAGAAACGGCATTTGCTCCTAATGCTCCGAGTTGGTTTGAAGTGATTGCGGCTGGCGATATTGTGCCTGCTAAAAAACCGGCCCCCGACATCTACTACTATGTCCTGCAAGCGTTGAATTTAGAACCACAGCACTGTTTAGTTATTGAAGATTCACCGCAAGGACTACAAGCAGCCTTGAAAGCGGGACTAAAAACTGTTGTCACTGTCAATAACTACACCCGTCATCATGATTTCTCTGGAGCAGCCCTAGTCCTAGACCACTTAGGGGAACCAGATTGCCCATTTGAGGTGATTGCAGGTAACGCTGGTGATTTTACTTATTTTGACGTAGCCTTGGCTGAGTGGTTACTCAGCCAATAA
- a CDS encoding ABC transporter ATP-binding protein, producing the protein MTSPILDIRNLSVHFKADDRLVHAVRDVSFHLMPSETLCVVGESGSGKSVTSLAVMGLLARSAQVTGEILFCDPRTNQTINLLELSPEEQRAYRGGLISMIFQEPMTSLNPVYTCGDQVVEAILLHSDLSREAAYGQAVDLFREVKLPDPEGMMSRYPHQLSGGQIQRVMIAMALSGNPAVLIADEPTTALDVTIQATILELMREIRDRRGMAILFITHDMGVVSEIADRVVVLYRGKVMEVANVYDLFANPQHPYTKGLLNCRPRPEQLLKRLPTVSDFMQVSIGPDGEPTIVPRSTHLVAADPRFVPVSAEERDRRHQELAQRPPLLSVRNLTKSYPVRTGLFGRKSVFNAVDHVSFDVFPGETLGLVGESGCGKSTLSRVLLRLVEPTSGEVMFDGKSVFKLNDAELRRLRQDMQIVFQNPYGSMDPRQSIGAALMEPMLIHNIGNSFQERYQRAVALLERVGLDASAMNRMPHEFSGGQQQRICIARTLTCNPRFIICDESVSALDVSVQAQVLNLLKDLQQDFGLTYIFISHDLSVVKFVSDRIMVMNQGKIEEIGPAETVYTHPTRDYTRQLIHAIPDATLDEIQERQRQRLLSSTPPNP; encoded by the coding sequence ATGACCTCTCCCATTCTTGATATTCGCAATCTGTCAGTTCATTTCAAAGCAGATGATCGCTTGGTTCATGCGGTTCGGGATGTTTCGTTTCACCTCATGCCCAGCGAAACGCTGTGTGTCGTGGGAGAATCTGGGTCGGGGAAGTCGGTGACATCACTGGCGGTGATGGGACTGTTGGCACGATCGGCCCAAGTGACTGGCGAGATTTTGTTTTGCGACCCGCGCACCAACCAAACCATTAATCTCCTGGAGCTTTCTCCAGAGGAGCAACGAGCCTATCGGGGTGGGTTAATTTCCATGATTTTTCAGGAGCCGATGACATCACTCAATCCTGTGTACACCTGTGGTGATCAGGTAGTGGAAGCGATTTTGCTCCATAGCGATCTGTCTCGCGAAGCGGCCTATGGGCAAGCAGTGGATTTGTTTCGTGAGGTGAAGCTGCCAGACCCCGAAGGCATGATGAGTCGCTATCCGCATCAATTATCGGGCGGACAAATTCAGCGCGTGATGATTGCGATGGCTCTCAGCGGTAATCCAGCCGTGTTGATTGCCGATGAACCAACAACCGCCTTAGACGTCACGATTCAAGCCACGATTCTGGAACTGATGCGAGAAATTCGCGATCGTCGCGGTATGGCCATTTTGTTCATTACTCACGATATGGGCGTTGTGTCGGAAATTGCCGATCGCGTTGTGGTGCTGTATCGTGGCAAGGTGATGGAAGTGGCGAACGTGTATGATCTGTTTGCCAATCCGCAGCACCCCTACACCAAAGGTTTACTTAACTGTCGTCCCCGTCCTGAACAATTGCTGAAGCGCTTGCCCACCGTTTCAGATTTTATGCAAGTCAGCATCGGTCCTGACGGAGAGCCTACAATCGTACCCCGATCGACCCACCTTGTGGCAGCCGATCCTCGCTTTGTGCCTGTTTCCGCCGAGGAGCGCGATCGTCGCCATCAGGAATTAGCCCAGCGCCCACCGCTGTTGTCAGTGCGGAACCTAACGAAAAGTTATCCAGTTCGCACTGGCTTGTTCGGTCGCAAATCCGTCTTCAATGCGGTTGACCATGTTAGTTTTGATGTATTTCCTGGAGAAACACTGGGATTGGTAGGTGAGTCGGGCTGTGGCAAATCAACCCTCAGTCGAGTCTTGCTGCGCTTAGTCGAGCCGACATCGGGCGAGGTGATGTTTGATGGTAAATCGGTGTTTAAGTTGAATGATGCTGAACTACGCCGCCTGCGACAAGACATGCAAATTGTCTTTCAAAATCCCTATGGGTCAATGGACCCGCGCCAAAGTATTGGGGCAGCTTTAATGGAACCGATGCTGATTCACAATATCGGCAACTCGTTCCAGGAACGCTATCAACGGGCCGTTGCGCTTTTGGAACGGGTGGGATTAGATGCCAGCGCCATGAACCGAATGCCCCACGAGTTTTCCGGTGGACAGCAGCAGCGCATTTGTATTGCCCGCACTCTTACCTGCAATCCTCGGTTTATTATTTGCGATGAGTCGGTGTCAGCGCTGGATGTATCGGTGCAGGCACAGGTGTTGAACTTGCTGAAAGACTTACAGCAGGATTTTGGCTTAACTTATATTTTCATCTCGCACGATTTAAGCGTTGTCAAGTTTGTCAGCGATCGCATCATGGTCATGAACCAAGGCAAGATCGAGGAAATTGGCCCTGCCGAAACCGTTTACACCCATCCCACTCGCGATTATACGCGGCAACTGATTCATGCCATTCCCGATGCCACGCTTGATGAAATTCAAGAGCGGCAACGGCAGCGTCTACTCTCTTCGACACCCCCCAACCCCTAA